The following is a genomic window from Vicinamibacteria bacterium.
CCCACGTCCGGTCCGCAAAATCCGGCCAGGTGGCGCTTTTGTCAAACCCGGGAGCGCTCTCCAGCTTCTCCTTCTCCACGTTCAGAATGAGCTTGTTCTCGGTGTTGGAGAACTCGAACGCGTTCCAGGGCATGGCAAAGAGCTTGTTCCCCATGCCGACAAACCCGCCGAAGGACAAAACGGCGTAAGCCAGACGGCCGTCCTTGGCGTCGAATACCAGTTCATGGATCTTGCCAAGGTTCTCATCCTGGCGATTGACGACGGACTCTCCGATGATCTTCGACGCCGAAACGACGCCGTACTTCTCCTGTACCTGCCTAGTCGAAGTTGCCATAACTCAATTCTCCTTTTTGTTTGCGTTCTGCGTTGCCTTTGCTGACCTGCAACTTGTGTGCCGCCGAAACGTCGTCACGTCTTTTCGCGCGACGCGACAACGCGTCAAGGATACCTGTCTACGCTTCGTGGACAAGGCAGCCCGAGCCGGTTGCCAGGGCATCGAACGGCTGATTCAAGGAAGTGCAGCCCCACCGGGCGTCGTTTTTCAGACCGCGTCCGCGGTTTCGTGCCCTGCGTCCGCTCGCGACGCGGA
Proteins encoded in this region:
- a CDS encoding PRC-barrel domain-containing protein; amino-acid sequence: MATSTRQVQEKYGVVSASKIIGESVVNRQDENLGKIHELVFDAKDGRLAYAVLSFGGFVGMGNKLFAMPWNAFEFSNTENKLILNVEKEKLESAPGFDKSATWPDFADRTW